A genomic region of Pelagicoccus enzymogenes contains the following coding sequences:
- the lepB gene encoding signal peptidase I: protein MFKSESTKLRETAKNWLYHAGKVYHFRKDRLSDSDVSELLRRSEEVKAGMKDKSESSDNRLRSSIESLKEHMEQVGGNYYPRGSMAENVEFFFAALIIYVGFTTFFIKPFKIPTNSMWPSYYGMTGEVYADEDEKPNAIEKAFRFVAFGAKHYEVEAPASGELLIPMVKTGSGSYRLFERPANVKRYFVMNAPGVERVLYVGKESVSFKYPADFNMDRQVLLPLQEADEESPFDRLLERGSLNQNAFAGTANEVVYDPRSGRNVNVTVHLLRTGRQVEAGESLLSFDLMTGDQLFVDRMSYHFVSPKVGDGFVFKTDTIPSVAEDKFYIKRLVGTPGDRVKIEGTTLYVNGEPATGSVAFDKNSKMQDNYGGYTTMKGRGPLAVDLSTEQTVPERHFFAIGDNSHNSSDGRVWGYVPPDAVVGRPVMIYYPFTKRFGLAQ, encoded by the coding sequence TTGTTTAAATCCGAATCCACCAAGTTGCGGGAAACCGCCAAGAACTGGCTCTACCACGCGGGTAAGGTCTACCACTTTCGCAAGGACCGCTTGAGCGATTCCGACGTTTCCGAGCTGCTGCGGAGGAGCGAAGAGGTGAAGGCTGGCATGAAGGACAAGTCGGAGTCGTCCGACAACCGCTTGCGCTCCTCCATCGAATCCTTGAAGGAGCACATGGAGCAGGTGGGAGGGAACTACTATCCGCGCGGCTCCATGGCGGAGAACGTGGAGTTCTTCTTCGCGGCCCTTATCATCTACGTCGGCTTCACTACCTTTTTCATCAAGCCCTTCAAGATTCCGACCAATTCGATGTGGCCCAGCTACTACGGAATGACGGGCGAGGTTTACGCGGACGAGGACGAGAAGCCGAACGCCATCGAAAAGGCCTTCCGCTTCGTGGCCTTCGGGGCGAAGCACTACGAGGTGGAGGCTCCTGCTAGCGGCGAGTTGCTGATTCCTATGGTCAAGACCGGCAGCGGATCCTATCGACTCTTCGAGCGGCCCGCTAACGTGAAACGCTATTTCGTCATGAACGCTCCCGGCGTGGAGCGGGTGCTCTACGTGGGCAAGGAAAGCGTTTCCTTCAAGTACCCGGCGGATTTCAACATGGACCGCCAAGTCTTGCTGCCCTTGCAGGAAGCGGACGAGGAATCGCCCTTCGATCGCTTGTTGGAGCGGGGCAGCCTCAACCAGAATGCCTTTGCCGGCACGGCGAACGAGGTGGTCTACGACCCGCGCTCCGGACGCAACGTGAACGTGACGGTCCACCTGCTGCGCACGGGCCGTCAAGTCGAAGCAGGGGAGAGTCTGCTGTCCTTCGACCTGATGACCGGCGACCAGCTTTTCGTGGACCGCATGTCCTACCATTTCGTGTCACCAAAAGTTGGTGACGGCTTTGTCTTCAAGACGGACACCATCCCTTCAGTGGCCGAGGACAAGTTCTACATCAAGCGCTTGGTCGGCACCCCAGGAGACAGGGTTAAGATCGAAGGCACGACCTTGTACGTGAATGGGGAGCCGGCGACGGGATCGGTGGCGTTCGACAAGAATTCCAAGATGCAAGACAACTACGGGGGCTACACCACGATGAAGGGACGAGGTCCCTTAGCGGTCGATTTATCGACCGAGCAAACCGTGCCGGAGAGGCACTTCTTTGCCATCGGCGACAACAGCCACAATAGCTCGGACGGTCGCGTTTGGG